In Kordiimonas sp. SCSIO 12610, the sequence ATGAACTCAGGAATACAGAAACACAAGGATATATTATCAAAAAAATTCTAGGCCATGCAGGAACCGATGTTACGTCAGGATATGGTTCAGGAGCATCTATAGAAACTATGCAGAAAGCGTTGAACAAAAGTTTTCAGTGGCTAGACCTATCTAAACTCAGTGATATGGAATTATAGAATCCCAAAAGATTTATCGTGCAGACATACTGGGGATTATAAAAGGAAGCACGATAATGAGTAACTCAGGCATAATAACTCTATTAATGTGCTTGAGTACTAACAACGCTCAATGGTTAAATTGCAATTAATTGCACGAACATTCTCGAATTTGTACAATTTCAACATAACCAATTGATTATATTTGTGTTTTCTGTTTTTCAGCAAAACTTACTATTTTTCTATTACGTGTAGGATTTGTCAAAAATGACAAAAAAGTAGAAAGGCCCCAATCAGAGTAAAGCCTCAAAAGAAAGTAAGAGGTCTAATCGCTGCATGAAAACCACCAGTTACTATGACAAGCAAAGCTGGATGTATTTAAACTGACAATAACCAAAAACGTTGCTTAGTATAAACTACGCTAGCTATAATTTTGTTAGAATAATATAAGCTTTTACCCTCTGAAAATTCAATTGTGCAATTAATTGCACGAATATTCTCAAAATCACTCAGCTTCAATATAACTAATTGATTAAATTGATGTTTTCATATTCTCCATCAAACTTGCCATTTCCATGTCAAAGGTAAAATTTGTGAAAAATCACAAAAAAAGACGAAAGGAACCCTAATAACACAGGATATGGATTAGCAAGTCCTCTGATAATTTAAACTCCTAACGACTATAGTTTATCTAACAACTGACGCACCGTTTTATATAATGAAATTGCAACCCCTTCACGTATTTAGCAAGGTATTTTCAAGTTAGTTTTCCATACCTAAAGCGAAACAAAGTACGTCATTTCAGTATTCAGAGCTATTATGATCAATGTCATAGATCGCCCCTCAATATTTTTCAAAAAAATAGAATTTAGGATAAGGGTGATCTTATCACCATGGCGTCTTTCTCATATCAGCAAGAGGCTCAAGCAGGTTGAGCCTGAGAATGATGGAGATACAAATGACAAGTAATTCAATGAATGACAACATTACAGAAATTGATGCAGGCTTCGGCGGTGTCATCCCGTCTATTAATATAGTTGAAGGCACTGACGCCAATGATACCCTTGAAGGCACAGATGGTCTCGATGATTTTTTTAGTAGCGCTGGTAATGATATTATGACTGGTGGTGAAGGTGCTGACTATTTCTTTTTTGATGATCAATCTGGTAACGATACAATTACTGACTTTGATCCAGGAAATGGTGATGCTTTGTTGATTCAGGTATCGGGTTTACGTTTTGAAGACCTAAAAACCGAACAAACAGACGACGGTCTTGTAGTTACCTGGGGCGATAACAACAGTGTTCTTTTACAAGGATTTGATGGTGACCTGAGCTCCGATTGGGTTTTCACAGATGTCCCGACCGAAGGAGACATTGCAGGGCCATTCTCTGCCGATACCGACACTGGAGATCAAAGCCTTGAAAAAGACATTAATGTTTTTGAAGGCACAGAAGAAGATGATGTCATTACCGGTACAAATGGTGTTGATATGATTAGTGGGGGTGCTGGAAATGATGAATTGACTGGTGGCGAGGCATCCGACTTCTTTGTGTTTGATGCAACGTCAGGAAATGACACGATTAAAGACTTTAAGGCAGGCGAAGACCTTATCGACCTGGCAAACCTAGATGTGCAGTTTGATGACCTTAAAATTACGCAAAGGGATGGTAATACCCTTATCGAAGCAGATGGTATTAGCGTCCTCCTTGAAGGTGTGACCGACACTTTGTCAGAAGCAAACTTTGTATTTCATACTCCGGGAGAAGAAGTGTCCCCAACAATTAATGTTATAGAGGGTTCAGCCGGGAACGATGTTCTATTAGGCACCAATGGGTTCGATGATATATATGGCGGGGAAGGTGACGACATCTTGATGGGTGGCGAAGGATCTGATTTCTTCTTCTTCGGCGTGGATTCAGGTAATGACACTATCTCAGACTTCGACATTTCCGAAGACCTCATAGTCTTCCAAAACGTAGATATCTCCTTTGAAGATCTTGTCATTACTCAGTCTGGGGACAATACTCTGATTACCGCAGGTAATAATACAATTGAACTCGAAGGTGTTTCCGAAATGCTGACTGAAGCAAACTTTATGTTTGATCATTTTGGTCAATCTGCTGAAATGTCAATAATGATGTAAATAGTCCGATACTAAACTAAATTATTCTAGCCACCTCAAGAGGTGGCTTTTTTAATGCGACCTTAACTAGAATTCTATGGCTTTATCCATGAATGAATACATTTAGACAGCAAGATCACACGCAGCCAAATCATAGAATACAAAACTATACCTTTCATATTGTCTGGAACAATTTAGTTTACTGAGACCTTCCTGCAATGAATATCGCTACAACTCGCTACGGATTGCAATCCTTAGGGATAAGGGTTGTAAGGGAAAGTGCTTTAAATATGAATCATCGATGCGCAGGAGAAAAACTTGCTTTCTATATACACTGATAACCGGAAGGCTGATCGCATTATTAATCTTTTGTGGTATTTGAAAATAAAAATTCGCATGATGATAGTTTAAACCTGATATTGCATAGACTGTCCATCTGTGACTTGTGAGACAATCTGACTGCACAATGCCAATTGCATTTGGTCTATTCTATAAATTTGATTGGGAACAAATAGATATATTCATACCAACCATAAGGGTATTAATAGAAGCTTTATTAGAGAACTATCTGTTGAGGCAAATAAGACTTTGAATTTCGTTTACTGCGTTTAAATTTATCATTCTATTTCTAATTTTAGTAGAATAACTGACTTTTACCATGTTTCTACATCAATGATAGACTTAGCTTATGTGGCTTACCGATAGTTTTGCAAAAACGGCCTCTCACAACATGAGGCTTCCTCATAAGGTAGCCATAGCAATAGTTTTCAAAAAACAGTACCTGACCGACTGATTTCTCATCAAGCTGGCCAGGTACCTTAGGAGCGGAAGCGCAATAGAGCTTCCTTCAGGGAAGAAAAACTCAGCAATTCGACCTATGACACAACTGCTGAGGTAGGAGACCTGTTAACAAATTTTCTGTACTTTTATTTGAAGGGGTATATGCCACCTTCTAACGACAGCCTGCGTATTTCGCATCATTGTATAAGTCTAGGTAGCTTGCTGGTTGTTCGGTTTGACTGCTGACTTTTTGGTTAATGACGCAATCGCTTAGAAGTTTACTCTGTAGAGAGAGTGGTTGATCACAGCCTATTTTTTCCACATGGCTTAAAACTGCACTTTCGTCCGCAAGGTCTCGACTAGTAACAGTATATCCGGACAACGAATTTATATTCATGTCAACAATATCTAACGCTTGATCTGTCACCGAACCTGCGTCAATATAAAGCCATTCATCGGTAACGTCAGCCTGAACATTTTTTAGGAAAACCTTGTTGTCAGCCCAGAAAATCAAAAGGCCATCTGTTAACTGCAAGGCTTGTATATCACGATATGTTAATCCGTCATGCTGAAGAAGAAGACCATTTTCCTCAGGATCAAAACTTTCAATAACTTGAGTAAAGGGGTGGCATTGAGCACTGGAAATATATGATTTATAGGTCTTAACAATGGGTTGTGGTTGCCCACCAGTTCCTAGACAGCTATTTCCTAAAACTAAATATTGATCATCATGATCAAACGGGATTGTCTCCTGTAGCATACTGATATCCTATTTAAATCGTCGTGTTGATATTAATAGGACGCCGCGAAGGCATAAACACCCCCATCCAGAAAAAGGGTATTTATTTAAAAACTAAAAGAAACGTTGACTCCATAAGTGCGCGGGCGTGGAACTGTTATCTGATCACCTGTAACTGCTGAGCTAAAAGGGTTTCCAAATGCGAAAACATTAGCGCGTGTGTCAAATAGGTTATCAACGTAAAGACTGATATGATACCCTCCAAGAAAGACTGACATTTGCGCATTAACAAGGTGACTTTCATCCGTTTGAGGCGATAATTGTTGGTCAAAAAGGATATCGGAAGAGCCGATGAAACTATAATCGATATTGACTGTAGCTGGCACTGAATTCTGAAGCGCAAAATCATAGGAGAAAACGGTACCAGCCGTAAATTGAGGAGCGCCAGGCAGACGTTCCCCCAAAAGAGCGCCAAAAGAGGATGTTGTGTCGGTTATTTCAGACTGTGCAAATCCAATATTTGCCTTTATTTGCATATTAGCAAGCGGCCTAATGACAAGATCTGCATCAAACCCAAAAATCCTAGCGTCTCCAATTGTCTCGACTAAGGCAAAACCAAATGGATCAAATTCTAGCGCTTGAATGTTTCGCCATAGTGAAGCAAATGCGGCAACATTCAATGTAAGCTTTCTATTGAAAGCTTGCGTTTTAATACCCAATTCAAAATTACTAAGTCGATCCGAAGCGAAATTACCAAGAAGATTCTGACCACCATCTCCACCCGGGATTGGAAACGGCGTGAACCCAATGAAGTTAATACCACCCAGGCGATAACCTTCAGAAAACTGTGCATATGTCAATGTAGTATGATCCCAATGGTAGGCGACTACAAATTTAGGAGTTGCTCCCGTTTGTGTTTGTTCGCCAAACACCGTGTCATCTCTTGGTAAGACCAAATCTATCACACGGGAAACCGCATCAGTGTCATAATGGAACCCTCTGACACCGCCCGTTAGAGCAAGTTTTTCAGTCACATAATAAGTTGCTTCGCCGAAGAGAGAGTATTCTAGTTGTGTTTCGCTCAAAGCTTCGCTGAAAATCTCATCACTTGAAATTTGAGGCAATTCTGCAGCCCCAGGCACAGTTAATGTCGACAGAATATCTTCTTGACGCCGAGCAAAATACGCACCTGCCAACCATTCCAAGCGGCTACCGCTTGCATTGACAAGATGTGTCTCATGACTAAAGGTTCTGATGCTTCTGACCTCGGCAAATGGGCTTGCGCGACTACTCAAGCCGATAATGGCAGGAACATTAAAAGAAGCATCGAGTGTACGACTGATGGTACGTTCGATGTAACTTGTTGACGATGTCAGTTTACCCCAACCAAAGTCGCCTTTGAGGTTCAGGTATAGCTGCTCAAATCTGTCTTCGGATGGTTCTTGTAGAAAATTATCACGTACAAGATCGCCGAGTGTTTCCCTGAAATAGCTACTATCCTGACGCACTTTATCCTGAAAATTACCACCAAGTGTCAGTGACCAATTATCGTTTACTTGATATAAAAGTGCCAATCGACCGCCATATGCTTCCTGAACGTTCACATTTTCAAGCTGAAGACGCTGATCATCAATAAATCCAGCTAAATCCTCATAGTAAGCACTCGCTCTTACCGCCAGCCTATCATCAACCAGTGGCAGGTTAATTATTGCCGAATAGTTTTGAGAAAAACCTCCCCCTTCTGTCATCGCAAAACCTGCTCTAACAGTTGCTTCAGAAGCACTAGTGTCCGGTTGGTTCGGCACAACGTTATAAATACCCGTAAGTGCACCCGAACCATACAAAGTTCCTTGTGGCCCCCTTAGAACCTCAATGCGGTCAACATCAATCAATCTTAAACCCGGCTCTGGGGCATTAAAGGAAAGCTGAGCACCATCAAAATAGGTCCCGACAAGTGACTGCGCACGGCCGGTAAACGAACCATCGGTTAAGCCCCTGATAACCAATTTTGATTGCCCGTTCACGCTCTCGACGGCATTGAAACTGGCAATCTGACGTGCGACATTTGATGTTTGCTCGGATTGCAAACCCACCGTATCATTTAATGTTGCGACACTAATCGAATAAGGGAGGTTTTGTCCCGTATCAGCACGGTAAAGAGACGTTACAACGATTTCCTCAATTACGGGCTTCAAGATCGGCACCAAAACAGGCGCCACAGGCTCAGGTATACTAACATCTGGCGGCTTACGAAGCACTTTAACGGAACGACCGCCCAAAATTTCAAAGGTAAAGCCACTGTTCCTCAGCATATGTTCAAGTGCGGCTTCAAGCGTATACTCACCGCGAAGCGAACGAGCCTTCCCGTCGCGGTACGATAGATTTGGCTGACTGATAGAAACACCTGTTTGCTTAGCAAACTCAAAAAGCGCTTTACCTAGTGGCAAGCGCTTGATCTTAAAGTCGTAAAGTGTTCCTGCAGTATGTCCTTGTGCCAAGGCAACTCTTGATACAACAAGTACAAAGCATGCAAATACCAACGGTCTCCTAATCATATTTTCCTTTGGCCAATTGCTTCAACTATGTTTTCGCTCTATTTAGGTCTTTTTTCTAACCAAATATCCTGTTTCCGATTTCTCAAGGATGATCGGCAAAGTTTGCGCCAGAAGTTCAAGTGCATTTTCCGGGTCTTTCATGTTCAAGATCCCTGTAAAACGAATTCCAGTTACATTATCATCCATCAGAATAGGCACCGTGAAATACCGCTCAATGGTTGCTAAGACTTTGGTAATTTCGTCATTTTCAAAAACAAGGATATCATCTTCCCAAGTAATCACAGCGCTGGGATCAACATTTTCAATGGAATCCGCACCACTCACTTCATCATGAACAAGGCGCTTGCCAACCGTTAAACGCTCGATACCCGTTGTCTGGACAGAACCATCCGCGGCGATATCAGCGACATCAACAATACCTTCTGCAACAATGACAGTTACTTGGTCTCGGTGTCGCAAAATATTGAACTTCGTGCCTACTACCCGCACCTGTTGGTCACCAACGGTAATTACAAAAGGCCGATCCTTATCCTTTGCAATGTCAAAAATCGCTTCACCATACGCCATATCCACACGGCGTATATCATCTTCTAGTGTTACCGAGAGCTTGCTGGCTGTATTGAGATGTAACCGAGAGCCGTCATCAAGGGCAATCTCTTGTTTCATACCAGCTTCTGTTGAATAGTCAGCCTGAAACACGTCAGAAGTTTCAAATAAACCGATATTCAAAATCGTAAACACAAATGTTGCAGCGATTGCAGCTGCACTTGCCCAGAACCTTGGCCTTATCCAACGGGAGCGCGCATCTACAATATTATCACTGTTGCTAATTTCAGTATGGATAGACTCCGTATTCGCGGAAAAGTTCAGGGAAATAAGATTATCGTTTTGTTGCACCACTGGAACATCAACAGAGGTTGCAGCCTCGCTTTGAAGATAGTCAAGATTGTTAATTTGACCCTCAACATAATCAGCAGCCTCAACGTGCAAGGGGTCAGATTCTAGCCATACTGCATAATCGAGCCACACTTGTTCACCTGCAGTATCGTCGCTGATACGCGCGAGCCATTCAGCTGCTTCGTCAAGCTGTTTAGCGCTTAAGTTTATGTGGCTTTTATCATTCATTCAAAACAGATCATTCTACTATTAATCTTGGTTTATGTTATAAGACGACGCCCTGACAGCATCACCCTTACTCATAGTTCAAATAGTTAATCCATATCCTTAAAGTGATATATAAGATGTTTGAGCGCCTTGCTCATATGCTTTTCGACAGTTTTCTTGGAAATACCAACTTGCTCCGCAACTTCGCGGTAACTTAATCCTTCAAACTTGTGTGCAATAAAAACTCTACGGCATTGCGGGGGTAACTCGTCAACCAACATTTTCACATGTTCTAATTTCTCTTTAGCGTCTAGCGCTGCCTCACATTCTTCAGGTTTGTTAGATGATGTTAATGATTGTGTTTCAAACCAATCATGATCCCGAGATTGCTGACGTACTGTTTTCTTACGTCTGTCAAGCGCCATATTATGGACAGTACGATATAAAAACGCGCCAACATTTTCTATCGGTGCCTTAAATTCAGTCCGTTCAAGCTTCAGATAAACATCCTGCAAGATATCTTCAGCTCCATCCTCATCCCGGAACCGCGCAACAAGAAATCGCCGAAGCGCCTCGCGCTTTTCAGTTAGAGCATGCAATACAACAGTTTTGGCACTATCTTGACTCATGATTAAAGTCTTTAAATAATAATTACTTACAAATCAAAAGATAATATTTTACTGCCACCGGAAAATTGATATAGGCTCTTCCTGATTACAAATAATTATACTTTCTACCAATAAGCTTGCTCTCATTTATCATTTTAGAACTGAAGAAAAGATAAAACAGAAGATAACACAAATCGATCATATTCATTTCGTTCAATGATTGGAAGATTAATAGTCTATGGCGTTAATAATTCTATTATTCTTTATCCTAATTCTTGTAGCGCTCTATGTTTGGCGCTTAAGTGATCATTGGTCTGATCGTATTGAAGAAAAGAGGCTACTCAAAAAACAGCCTATAAAGCCGCCACGCTTTTCTTATGATATGGTGGAAACCCTTCCAGAACCTGCAAAACGTTTCTTTAGATTTGCTATTAAAGAAGGAGCAACACTTCAAAAAGTTACAAAGATTTCGATGCATGGTCAGTTTGGCATGGGCGACAAAAATACTCCAAACTACTTACCTATGAAAGCTGAACAGATTGTAACGGTACCTAAAGGGTTTATATGGAGGATGTCGGCAGGTTCAGGCGTTATGAAGATTTCTGGGTCTGATAGTGGAAATTGGACGCGTTTCTGGTTAGCAGGTTTACTACCAGTTGCAAGGGCGGGTGGCACAATAGACCACACGTTATCTGCATTTGGTCGCAATATAGCAGAAGCCATAATCTGGGCCCCGAGTGCTGTGCTGCCAGCATCCAATATAATTTGGGAAGCAATTGACGCAAATACCGCACGGCTTATTGTAATCCACAACGAACTCAAACAATCCGTTGACGTTACAGTAGATGCTGAAGGGCGCCCTATTCTCGTTAAAATGGACCGATGGAGTAATGCTAATGCAAATGGGACGTTTCAGTACCAACCATTTGGGGGATATTTATCAAAGTTTCGAAACTTTGATGGTTTTTGCCTTCCAACACATGTGGAAGCAGGCAATATGATAGAAACTAGTGACTATTTTCCATTTTTTATCGTAGATGTTAGCAAGATTAGCTTCTTTTGATAATTACACCTCATATAGATCAAATATCTAAAAGTAATATGGTCAAAAGGACTATCATTGTGCGATAAATATGACTTAGTATAGACTGTACTAACTATAATTTTGTTAGAACAATATCAGCTTTTACCCGCTTAAATCCCAATTGTGCAATTAATTGCACGAACATTCTTGAATATGCACAATTTCAATATAACTAATTGATAATATTAATATTTTCATACTTCCCATCAAACTTGCCATTTCTCTATCACGGGTAGGATTTGTCAAAAATGACAAAAAACCACGAAAAGAAACCCAATAAACCTAAAGGTCACGAAGTTAGAAGAACTAAAACCTGTGCCTGTTGTGGTTGCGATGCAAGACGTTGGTTTCAACATTGGAACCAAGATAAAGGCTAAGGTATATGCCTACCCTGTATTGAATGGATACATAACAGGGGCATGTCGAAAGAAGACATTATCGAATGTTACTGTAATCCGGGTATAGACTGTGCTAAGTATTGTTTCGAACAGAGTATCATTTCCTAAATCAATCTATTCTAAGTCATGCAATTAATATCGCCTTTATTTTTGATTGAATTCCAGTCGAACTTCATAGGGATATAAATTCATAACATATTGTTTTAATTGATCTTTGTTGGTATAATTAGCTTTATCAACAGAGTAGAATTCATGCCAATTCAAATTCACAAACATGCCCGCCTTCACCGCGATCTCTTCGATGGTACTCGCATTTTAATCACTCGCTACTGGCTGCGGGGAATCAGTCGAGCGAGTGTCGATGAGTGGCGACCAGAACTCGCGCCCTCAAAAGCATTACTGGGGCGTGCTCTGGATTTTTGGAAAGGTGACCCATCAGAAGAAGAAAGCATTGCCTTCAGTGCTATATGGCAGCAAGCTTATGAAGCCGAGATGTTGACGCAGGCCGAGATGATCACTGATCTTGCTCATCGTCATATTGAGGGGGAAACCCTCACCCTCCTGTGTTCATGTCATTCCCAAACGCATTGCCACCGTCAGTATTTGACAGACATGATCTTGCACACCGCTGAAACCATCCTTGAGTATGCCGAATGAGTATATAAGCTTTGATACC encodes:
- a CDS encoding sigma-70 family RNA polymerase sigma factor, coding for MSQDSAKTVVLHALTEKREALRRFLVARFRDEDGAEDILQDVYLKLERTEFKAPIENVGAFLYRTVHNMALDRRKKTVRQQSRDHDWFETQSLTSSNKPEECEAALDAKEKLEHVKMLVDELPPQCRRVFIAHKFEGLSYREVAEQVGISKKTVEKHMSKALKHLIYHFKDMD
- a CDS encoding FecR domain-containing protein; this translates as MNDKSHINLSAKQLDEAAEWLARISDDTAGEQVWLDYAVWLESDPLHVEAADYVEGQINNLDYLQSEAATSVDVPVVQQNDNLISLNFSANTESIHTEISNSDNIVDARSRWIRPRFWASAAAIAATFVFTILNIGLFETSDVFQADYSTEAGMKQEIALDDGSRLHLNTASKLSVTLEDDIRRVDMAYGEAIFDIAKDKDRPFVITVGDQQVRVVGTKFNILRHRDQVTVIVAEGIVDVADIAADGSVQTTGIERLTVGKRLVHDEVSGADSIENVDPSAVITWEDDILVFENDEITKVLATIERYFTVPILMDDNVTGIRFTGILNMKDPENALELLAQTLPIILEKSETGYLVRKKT
- a CDS encoding DUF488 domain-containing protein produces the protein MPIQIHKHARLHRDLFDGTRILITRYWLRGISRASVDEWRPELAPSKALLGRALDFWKGDPSEEESIAFSAIWQQAYEAEMLTQAEMITDLAHRHIEGETLTLLCSCHSQTHCHRQYLTDMILHTAETILEYAE
- a CDS encoding calcium-binding protein translates to MTSNSMNDNITEIDAGFGGVIPSINIVEGTDANDTLEGTDGLDDFFSSAGNDIMTGGEGADYFFFDDQSGNDTITDFDPGNGDALLIQVSGLRFEDLKTEQTDDGLVVTWGDNNSVLLQGFDGDLSSDWVFTDVPTEGDIAGPFSADTDTGDQSLEKDINVFEGTEEDDVITGTNGVDMISGGAGNDELTGGEASDFFVFDATSGNDTIKDFKAGEDLIDLANLDVQFDDLKITQRDGNTLIEADGISVLLEGVTDTLSEANFVFHTPGEEVSPTINVIEGSAGNDVLLGTNGFDDIYGGEGDDILMGGEGSDFFFFGVDSGNDTISDFDISEDLIVFQNVDISFEDLVITQSGDNTLITAGNNTIELEGVSEMLTEANFMFDHFGQSAEMSIMM
- a CDS encoding DUF6544 family protein encodes the protein MALIILLFFILILVALYVWRLSDHWSDRIEEKRLLKKQPIKPPRFSYDMVETLPEPAKRFFRFAIKEGATLQKVTKISMHGQFGMGDKNTPNYLPMKAEQIVTVPKGFIWRMSAGSGVMKISGSDSGNWTRFWLAGLLPVARAGGTIDHTLSAFGRNIAEAIIWAPSAVLPASNIIWEAIDANTARLIVIHNELKQSVDVTVDAEGRPILVKMDRWSNANANGTFQYQPFGGYLSKFRNFDGFCLPTHVEAGNMIETSDYFPFFIVDVSKISFF
- a CDS encoding TonB-dependent receptor, with the translated sequence MIRRPLVFACFVLVVSRVALAQGHTAGTLYDFKIKRLPLGKALFEFAKQTGVSISQPNLSYRDGKARSLRGEYTLEAALEHMLRNSGFTFEILGGRSVKVLRKPPDVSIPEPVAPVLVPILKPVIEEIVVTSLYRADTGQNLPYSISVATLNDTVGLQSEQTSNVARQIASFNAVESVNGQSKLVIRGLTDGSFTGRAQSLVGTYFDGAQLSFNAPEPGLRLIDVDRIEVLRGPQGTLYGSGALTGIYNVVPNQPDTSASEATVRAGFAMTEGGGFSQNYSAIINLPLVDDRLAVRASAYYEDLAGFIDDQRLQLENVNVQEAYGGRLALLYQVNDNWSLTLGGNFQDKVRQDSSYFRETLGDLVRDNFLQEPSEDRFEQLYLNLKGDFGWGKLTSSTSYIERTISRTLDASFNVPAIIGLSSRASPFAEVRSIRTFSHETHLVNASGSRLEWLAGAYFARRQEDILSTLTVPGAAELPQISSDEIFSEALSETQLEYSLFGEATYYVTEKLALTGGVRGFHYDTDAVSRVIDLVLPRDDTVFGEQTQTGATPKFVVAYHWDHTTLTYAQFSEGYRLGGINFIGFTPFPIPGGDGGQNLLGNFASDRLSNFELGIKTQAFNRKLTLNVAAFASLWRNIQALEFDPFGFALVETIGDARIFGFDADLVIRPLANMQIKANIGFAQSEITDTTSSFGALLGERLPGAPQFTAGTVFSYDFALQNSVPATVNIDYSFIGSSDILFDQQLSPQTDESHLVNAQMSVFLGGYHISLYVDNLFDTRANVFAFGNPFSSAVTGDQITVPRPRTYGVNVSFSF